Proteins from one Chroococcidiopsis sp. CCMEE 29 genomic window:
- a CDS encoding glycosyltransferase family 2 protein, giving the protein MPATTVNSRPTVNILVPTYNRANYLRETIQSVLVQTYENIEVIVFDDASPDNTPSVMAEFLAEPRVAYVRHSTNLGMAGNWKAAIEAATGEFFCLLNDDDTLEPDFVESLLFPLLNNEDLILSFCDHWIMDSKGLRLCEESENNSRQWNRSSLEGRLQNFAYSALVDRSSYIGATLFRRSTVISDFIDERAKGFADAWLFYQYVKTGYGAYYIPKRLMNYRVHSGGMSRTQSWRPYMTEGNLFWYQQMLSDPEMSGIHKFIEAEMASVLTEHGLGMLASGKHREAYHALEESLQLKRSVKALAGYSLASLGSLGTTTLVMLQHLRQTARKA; this is encoded by the coding sequence ATGCCAGCCACAACTGTTAACTCTCGACCAACTGTAAACATCCTAGTTCCAACGTATAATCGTGCAAACTACTTACGGGAAACTATACAAAGTGTACTCGTACAAACCTACGAAAACATTGAAGTAATAGTTTTTGATGATGCTAGCCCAGACAACACGCCCTCAGTCATGGCTGAATTTTTGGCTGAACCCCGCGTTGCCTACGTGCGGCATTCAACGAACTTAGGGATGGCTGGGAACTGGAAGGCAGCTATCGAAGCGGCAACCGGAGAGTTTTTCTGCCTCTTAAACGATGATGATACCCTTGAACCTGACTTTGTCGAAAGCTTACTTTTTCCCCTGCTAAACAACGAAGACTTGATACTTTCGTTTTGCGATCACTGGATTATGGATTCAAAGGGCTTACGACTGTGTGAAGAAAGTGAAAACAATAGTCGCCAGTGGAATCGTAGCTCGTTAGAAGGACGTTTGCAAAACTTCGCCTACTCCGCTCTGGTAGATAGAAGCTCTTACATTGGAGCCACCTTATTTCGGAGGAGTACAGTAATCTCTGATTTTATTGATGAACGGGCGAAAGGTTTTGCAGATGCTTGGCTTTTTTATCAGTACGTAAAAACGGGATACGGTGCTTATTACATCCCTAAACGGCTGATGAATTATCGGGTGCATAGTGGCGGGATGTCCCGAACCCAGAGTTGGAGACCATACATGACTGAGGGCAACTTGTTTTGGTACCAGCAAATGCTAAGTGACCCAGAGATGTCTGGCATTCACAAGTTTATTGAAGCGGAAATGGCCAGTGTATTAACTGAGCATGGGCTTGGAATGCTGGCATCCGGCAAACACCGCGAGGCGTATCATGCATTGGAGGAATCCCTACAACTGAAGAGAAGCGTTAAGGCGTTGGCAGGTTATAGTCTCGCTTCCCTAGGCTCACTAGGAACTACAACACTAGTCATGCTACAACACCTGCGACAAACGGCGCGAAAGGCATAG
- a CDS encoding DegT/DnrJ/EryC1/StrS family aminotransferase, translating into MKNIPTRSKEQFLIFGAPAIEDAEIQEVVASMKSGWLGTGPKVARFENDFKTYKGAEHAIAVNSCTAALHLSLLAATLQPGDEVITTPLTFCATVNAIIHAAAKPVLADVDPITMNIDPEQVEAQITSRTRAILPVHFAGRPCDMDALCDIASRHDLNLIEDCAHAIETEYKGRKAGTIGNFGCFSFYVTKNLCTGEGGMVLARNPEDAACIKILALHGMSKDAWKRFSDDGYKHYQVVYSGFKYNMMDLQAAIGIHQLQRLEQYWQRRQQIWQRYNEAFADLPITLPAEPEPGTRHAYHLYTVLIDEARTGISRDAFLSAMNAENVGVGVHYLSIPEHPYYQRTFGWQPEDYPHAMRIGRQTISLPLSAKLTIEDVEDVIKAVKKCINVGKRAFAYSRSELLASR; encoded by the coding sequence ATGAAGAATATTCCAACTCGTTCTAAAGAGCAATTTCTGATCTTTGGTGCTCCTGCCATTGAAGATGCGGAGATTCAAGAAGTAGTTGCAAGCATGAAAAGTGGCTGGTTAGGTACTGGTCCTAAAGTTGCCCGCTTTGAGAACGACTTTAAGACTTATAAAGGTGCCGAACATGCGATCGCGGTCAACTCCTGCACAGCAGCACTTCACTTAAGCTTGCTGGCAGCAACATTGCAACCAGGGGACGAGGTAATCACTACGCCCTTAACTTTTTGTGCCACGGTTAACGCCATCATTCACGCCGCTGCCAAACCAGTGCTGGCGGATGTAGATCCGATCACAATGAACATTGATCCAGAGCAGGTTGAAGCTCAGATCACGTCGAGGACAAGGGCTATACTTCCTGTTCACTTTGCGGGCAGACCGTGTGATATGGATGCGCTGTGCGACATTGCCTCACGTCACGACTTGAATTTGATTGAAGACTGCGCCCATGCTATTGAAACCGAGTATAAAGGGCGCAAAGCGGGTACTATTGGTAATTTCGGCTGCTTCAGCTTCTACGTGACCAAGAATCTGTGTACTGGCGAAGGCGGCATGGTTCTAGCTCGCAACCCCGAAGATGCCGCTTGCATCAAGATTCTGGCTTTGCATGGCATGAGTAAAGATGCCTGGAAGCGCTTTAGCGATGACGGTTACAAGCACTACCAGGTCGTGTATAGTGGTTTCAAATACAACATGATGGATCTACAGGCGGCTATAGGCATCCATCAATTGCAGCGACTAGAGCAATATTGGCAGCGACGTCAACAGATTTGGCAACGCTACAACGAGGCATTTGCCGATCTGCCTATTACTTTGCCAGCAGAGCCAGAACCCGGAACCCGCCACGCCTATCACTTGTACACAGTTTTAATAGACGAGGCAAGAACTGGTATCAGCCGTGACGCTTTTCTTAGTGCCATGAATGCCGAAAATGTTGGAGTGGGTGTCCATTACTTAAGTATTCCTGAGCATCCCTACTATCAACGAACATTTGGCTGGCAACCGGAAGACTATCCCCATGCGATGCGCATTGGCCGGCAGACAATCAGTTTACCACTATCGGCGAAGCTGACTATAGAGGATGTAGAGGATGTGATTAAGGCAGTTAAAAAGTGTATAAACGTAGGCAAAAGGGCTTTTGCCTACAGCAGAAGTGAGTTACTAGCCAGTAGGTAG